In one Rugosibacter aromaticivorans genomic region, the following are encoded:
- a CDS encoding helix-turn-helix domain-containing protein codes for MASAFGARLRRLREAKKLTLQQVADAVGCTKAYIWELEMKEGQRPTAERVQALAKVLGVTMEDIMGEPMPSVPDASPEDVIFFRTYAGMTEDEKDRVRKTLKIIFPDKELPESKG; via the coding sequence ATGGCTTCGGCGTTTGGAGCACGCCTGCGGCGCTTGCGCGAGGCGAAGAAGTTGACCCTGCAACAGGTCGCCGACGCGGTCGGCTGCACCAAGGCCTACATCTGGGAACTAGAGATGAAAGAGGGGCAGCGCCCGACGGCCGAGCGCGTGCAGGCGCTGGCCAAGGTGCTGGGCGTGACCATGGAGGACATCATGGGCGAGCCCATGCCCTCCGTTCCCGACGCCAGCCCGGAGGACGTGATCTTCTTCCGCACCTATGCCGGCATGACGGAAGACGAGAAAGACCGGGTCCGCAAGACTCTGAAGATCATCTTCCCCGACAAGGAACTGCCGGAGTCGAAAGGATGA